In Acidobacteriota bacterium, one genomic interval encodes:
- a CDS encoding HupE/UreJ family protein yields the protein MSRRRTITRAAVLTLAALFLSSGLWAHGVADQDELFLTNNEGLAVGPYMYLGAKHMVTGYDHLAFLAGVIFFLYRFRDVALYVTLFAVGHSVTLLVGVLGGIHANPFLIDAIVGLSVAYKAFENLGGFRALGVQIDTRAAVLVFGLFHGFGLATKLQPVEISGSGLVGNIISFNVGVELGQFAALAIILLSFNLWRASGRFQSHGYAANAVLMTAGFLLVAYQLTGYFMS from the coding sequence GTGAGCCGCCGCCGGACCATCACAAGAGCGGCGGTCCTCACGCTGGCCGCGCTGTTCCTGTCGTCGGGCCTGTGGGCGCACGGAGTCGCCGACCAGGACGAGCTCTTCCTGACCAACAACGAGGGTCTGGCGGTCGGGCCCTACATGTACCTGGGCGCCAAGCACATGGTCACCGGGTACGACCACCTGGCGTTCCTGGCCGGAGTCATCTTCTTCCTCTATCGGTTCCGCGACGTCGCGCTCTACGTGACGCTGTTCGCGGTCGGCCACAGCGTGACCCTGCTGGTCGGGGTGCTCGGCGGCATCCACGCGAATCCGTTTCTCATCGACGCGATCGTCGGCCTGTCGGTGGCCTACAAGGCGTTCGAGAACCTGGGCGGGTTCCGGGCTCTGGGGGTCCAGATCGACACGCGGGCGGCCGTGCTCGTGTTCGGCCTGTTCCACGGTTTCGGTCTGGCGACCAAGCTGCAGCCGGTCGAGATCTCGGGAAGCGGCCTGGTCGGGAACATCATCTCCTTCAACGTGGGCGTCGAACTCGGGCAGTTCGCCGCCCTCGCCATCATCCTGCTTAGCTTCAACCTCTGGCGAGCCAGCGGCCGATTCCAGTCTCACGGCTATGCCGCGAACGCGGTGCTGATGACGGCCGGCTTCCTGCTGGTCGCCTACCAGTTGACGGGGTACTTCATGTCATGA